AGCAACATAAGTTCCTATTAATGTTCCGAAAATAGCTGAAGCAAAAGCAGAAATTCCATAATAACTACTAAAAATAGCTATTGGCGTTAAAAATTGAATAATTAAAGCAACAATTAAAAACGTAAAAGCAACAAATAAAACTCTAGGTAATAGGTCTTGTTTGTAGATAAAGCCTTTTTTGTTACCAACCTTCATTTGTAATTCTTTACTATTAAACATTTTATTAAAAAAACGATATAACCCGTTACCTTTTGACTCTGTCCAATAGACAAAAATACCGAAAAGAATTGCTCCAAAAAATATGATGATTTCTAAACCCATGGCTTTACTTTTTTTATATTACTAAAGCATTGTTGTAATGCTCCTACTAAATTAGTCTATAATTTTTAAATATTGTTACTAATAGTTTCAATAACCCAATCTTTAAACGAATCGTCCCAAGACTCATAAAGCTTATAAAACGCCTCTTTATCATACCAATACAAGAATAACACATCTCTTGGCGCAACATTAATTAATAACTTCCATATTAAATCCTGATGCTTAACCATTAGTGACGAATGGGGTAAATGCAATGCATTAAACAAATCTAAATCTACAATATCGGAGATTTTATACTGGTTACTAACTTCTAATTTATCCAAATACAGCTCCACACCCATAACCCGTTTTCTGGTTTCGATATCTAACTTATTTAAATAGCTTTTAAACAATACAGCATCATTCAAAATATCTCGTAATGGATGTTGCGTGTCTTTTAAAGCCATCGCAAATTCCATTTTTTTAATACGTTGGTAACGGTCTGTATTTAGGGCTTCCTCTAAATCATGTTCGATAATAACATGATCACGTAATTTTTCCATTAATTCCGGTTGTGCAATATGGAAAATAAGAATATCATGAACCGTATCTTTTATCGCTTCGTTGTACCATTTTAAGTCTTCAAAAATGATGAGTGGCGAAATAAAATCACGTAATACATAAACTCCACCAAAGGACTTTGTATAAAACGAATCCGTTTGATATTGTAAGCTATGCAAACTTAAATCACGACCGCGTAAATCACCATATTTTTTAGCAGATGTTAATAGTTCTAAATGTAAATCCTCATCTATAAAATTATTCCCTTGCTTAAAAGTCTCTATTAACTTTAGTTGCTCTTTTTGAATTTTATCTAAATTATTTACCAGATGAAATTTAATATATACTTTATTGTATTTTAATACATCTAAAGGCTCGTAAAACGCATCAATATCTTGGTCAAAATCGATACAAATAGCTGAATCCCTTGTTATATCATTGATTTTTTGTCCATGTACTTGAAAGACTTGCTTCATCATCTCTCTATCAAAACTATGAAATGGAGAGTAAACAGGTTTTCCTTTTTGTAAAGGTGAAATAATAATCGCATGCGGATTAGCTTCTCCATTATTAAGGTACATCGTATTCCCTTTTTCTTCCGCTATCTCAGGACTATAGCCTATACCGTCAATTGAAAAGCTAGTGAGTTTTGTTGCTGTAAATCCAAGCTTTTTAAGGCATTGATTATAACGCTCTACTAATTTTCCACTTATCGGTATTAGCTCGCTTCTGTATAGGTTTGCTTGTTTTAGTTTATTCATTAAACCTAATTATTATTTTTCTTCAAATTCTTAATCATCTTAATATTTCCTTCAATTGGAGCTATTATAACTTCTGGAGCTCCTTTTATTACATAAAACACATACAAGCTATTTTTACCCAACATTTTTATGTCTTGAACACTTCCATTGTCAAACGTTAATTGGTGTGTTATTTTATAATCGTTGGTCTCTACTCTTTGCTTTGTTTTATGTCCACTTCCAATACCTAACCCGATAAATACTGCAAACACATAAAAAGCAATCATAGTAATTACTGAGTTTTTTTTCTTGAATTTAGCATCTGCTTTTTCTAATTTTAATTTATTTTTCCCAGATTGATATTTTGCCTTTTTTCTTAGCCAATTATGATATTTAGGAATAAATTTAACCATTAAATAAGCCATAAGCATACTTAATACAACTGCTAATCCCAGAATAAAATGACTAGTCATCACTGCTATTGGACTAATTAAAACATCTAAAACAGAGGAGTAATCTAAAATATTAACGCCTAAAAACTTATAATAAATCGTTTGATAAACAACACCTAAGACCAGTAAAAACAAGTAACCAATCGACAAATAATCTTGTATATTGATATTGGATTCATTTTTAATTTTTGTTGGTTGTTCCATAATTATTAAAATCTTTTTTAGTCAAACAGCTTATTTAGCTGCGCGTATTGTAACAACACAATGGTTTTTAAATCCTGGATTTCGCCATTATTTAGCATTACTAATGCTTCAGAAAAAGGGAGTTCTAACACCTCAATATCTTCATGTTCGCTATCTAAACCTCCACCTTCACTCACCTTCATCGCTTCTGAATATTCAGCCATGAAATAATATAATTTTTCAGTCAGTGCTCCAGGCGACGAATATGCTTCAAATAACGGAGTAACTGCATGCACTTTATAGCCTGTTTCTTCTTCAATTTCTCGCAGAATACACGCTTTTGGTTCGTCAGCATCCAACATACCTGCGCACGTCTCTACAACAAAACCAGAAGCGTTACCATTTAAAAATGACGATATTCTAAACTGTTTAGTTAGAATAACAGTCTTTTTCTCTTTATTATATAGTAAAGCTGTGGCCCCATCTCCTCGGTCATAAGATTCTCGTTTTTGAGTCACCCATGTCTCATTTTTCATTTGATATGCAAATGAAACTTCACTTAGCGTTGCCCAACCTTTTGATAAGGTGTTTATAACTATATCTTTAATTTTATTGACCATTATCAAATGATTCTCTTGCTTTGGTTTCTATATTTAATTGATTAACTCTAGCATCAACTTTACGTTTAAAATCTGTATCTGCAATAGTTGCCACGTTGTCCAAGTAACGCACTACTTCTTGTCTTCTAATTTCAGAAAAGTTTAATCCTTTCATGTTAGACTTCATTAATTCTTGAAGCATATTTAACTTTGTTTGGTAATCTTTTTTGAAATAGGTTTCTGGGTTATCAAACCAACTTTGCTCTAAATCGAAATCGGTTAAACGCAACGATACGGCACTTTGTATATTCCTAACATCACGAGATGAGAAAAATGGAAATATTTTCTGAATCTCTTTATACAACGTCGCATAAAACAAGTGATCGGTCGTTTTATGTAATTTTTCAGCTTTATCATAAGCATCAAACACACGTAATTCTGTTGGTTTGTCAGACATATTTAAGATTTCTCCCATATTTGTTGCCAAGCCTTGGTCTTGTAAATATTGATAACCATCCGGTCCTTGCATATTTACAAAGTCAGGCATTGTTTTATCTAACTTTCTCCACCATAGATGAT
This portion of the Olleya sp. Bg11-27 genome encodes:
- a CDS encoding DUF6638 family protein, with translation MNKLKQANLYRSELIPISGKLVERYNQCLKKLGFTATKLTSFSIDGIGYSPEIAEEKGNTMYLNNGEANPHAIIISPLQKGKPVYSPFHSFDREMMKQVFQVHGQKINDITRDSAICIDFDQDIDAFYEPLDVLKYNKVYIKFHLVNNLDKIQKEQLKLIETFKQGNNFIDEDLHLELLTSAKKYGDLRGRDLSLHSLQYQTDSFYTKSFGGVYVLRDFISPLIIFEDLKWYNEAIKDTVHDILIFHIAQPELMEKLRDHVIIEHDLEEALNTDRYQRIKKMEFAMALKDTQHPLRDILNDAVLFKSYLNKLDIETRKRVMGVELYLDKLEVSNQYKISDIVDLDLFNALHLPHSSLMVKHQDLIWKLLINVAPRDVLFLYWYDKEAFYKLYESWDDSFKDWVIETISNNI
- a CDS encoding NUDIX domain-containing protein, whose product is MVNKIKDIVINTLSKGWATLSEVSFAYQMKNETWVTQKRESYDRGDGATALLYNKEKKTVILTKQFRISSFLNGNASGFVVETCAGMLDADEPKACILREIEEETGYKVHAVTPLFEAYSSPGALTEKLYYFMAEYSEAMKVSEGGGLDSEHEDIEVLELPFSEALVMLNNGEIQDLKTIVLLQYAQLNKLFD